A stretch of DNA from Barnesiella propionica:
TTACATATTGTGATGAAAATTTTCAGGAGCATTGTGAAGAAATCGAAGGTTACCTGGCCCGTGTCGTTCAGCATGAATATGATCATCTCGAAGGACGGGTGTTTATAGACCATATTTCTCCTATACGTAAACAATTGATCAAGGGAAAACTGAATAATATCATGAAAGGTAATGTCCGTTGCGACTATCGTATAAAGGCGGTTAAATAACCCTGTCATGATGAGAATGATGTTGCGCGGAGGCCGGGAGCCTCTGCGTTTTTTTATTACTGATATTGTGTTATCTTTGTCTTGTTAATGTAAATCATAATAAAATATTATATAATGGCAGACGATAAAAAAGTTATTTTTTCCATGGTCGGGGTGAGTAAAGTATTCCCTCCTCATAAACAAGTATTGAAAGATATTTATCTGTCGTTTTTTTACGGAGCCAAGATCGGTATTATCGGTTTGAACGGTTCGGGTAAATCGACTTTGCTGAAGATAATAGCAGGCATAGAGAAATCTTATCAGGGAGAAGTCGTATTTTCTCCCGGATATTCGGTCGGATACTTGGAGCAAGAACCCAAATTAGATCCGGAAAAGACAGTGAAAGAGATTGTGCAGGAAGGAGTTCAGCCGGTTATGGATCTGCTGGCCGAGTATGAAGAAGTCAATCTTAAATTCGGAGATCCCGAGGTGTTGGAGGATCCGGACAAAATGGATGCGCTGATCGCCCGTCAGGCAGAGCTTCAGGATAAAATTGATGCCACCGATGCCTGGAATCTGGACAATAAACTGGAACGGGCTATGGATGCATTGCGTTGTCCGCCCGAGGAACAACAGGTGAAATTCCTTTCAGGAGGTGAACGCAGGCGGGTAGCTTTGTGCCGTCTTTTGTTGCAGCAGCCCGATATTCTTTTACTGGATGAACCGACCAATCACCTGGATGCCGAGTCCATAGACTGGCTGGAACAACATCTGCAACAATATGCAGGAACTGTTATCGCTATAACACACGACCGTTACTTTCTGGATCATGTTGCCGGATGGATATTGGAACTGGACCGGGGGGAAGGAATTCCCTGGAAGGGAAATTATACTTCCTGGCTGGAACAAAAGACCAAGCGTCTGGAACAGGAAGAGAAACAGGCAAGTAAACGCAGGAAAACGCTTGAACGGGAACTGGATTGGGTGCGAATGGCTCCTAAAGCCCGTCAGGCGAAAGGAAAAGCCCGCCTTAGCTCCTACGACAGGCTGTTAAATGAGGATCAGAAAGAACGGGAAGAAAAACTCGAAATCTTTATTCCTAACGGTCCCAGACTGGGCAATAAGGTAATTGAAGCAAAAGGAGTCGCAAAAGCTTATGGAGATAAGTTGCTTTTCGATGATCTTAATTTTATGTTGCCCCCGAATGGTATTGTAGGTGTTATAGGGCCTAACGGTGCAGGAAAAACAACTTTATTCCGTCTTATTATGGGACAGGAGAAATGTGACAATGGTGAATTTGAAGTAGGAGAAACGGTTAAAGTTGCATATGTCGATCAGACCCATAAAGATATCGATCCG
This window harbors:
- the ettA gene encoding energy-dependent translational throttle protein EttA, with the protein product MADDKKVIFSMVGVSKVFPPHKQVLKDIYLSFFYGAKIGIIGLNGSGKSTLLKIIAGIEKSYQGEVVFSPGYSVGYLEQEPKLDPEKTVKEIVQEGVQPVMDLLAEYEEVNLKFGDPEVLEDPDKMDALIARQAELQDKIDATDAWNLDNKLERAMDALRCPPEEQQVKFLSGGERRRVALCRLLLQQPDILLLDEPTNHLDAESIDWLEQHLQQYAGTVIAITHDRYFLDHVAGWILELDRGEGIPWKGNYTSWLEQKTKRLEQEEKQASKRRKTLERELDWVRMAPKARQAKGKARLSSYDRLLNEDQKEREEKLEIFIPNGPRLGNKVIEAKGVAKAYGDKLLFDDLNFMLPPNGIVGVIGPNGAGKTTLFRLIMGQEKCDNGEFEVGETVKVAYVDQTHKDIDPEKTVYQVISGGQETFRMGGREMNARAYLSRFNFTGADQEKLIGVLSGGERNRLHLAMALKEEGNVLLLDEPTNDIDVNTLRALEEGLENFAGCAVVVSHDRWFLDRICTHILAFEGDSQVFYFEGSYSDYEENKKKRMGDVEPHRVRYRKLME